In Pan paniscus chromosome 1, NHGRI_mPanPan1-v2.0_pri, whole genome shotgun sequence, the DNA window TCACATTTAGGAGAAAAAAGATTACCAAATACTTTCTACATTTCTGCAGATTATTTTCAAATCTGGAGATATTTAATCCTGGCAGAAAATGGCCTGTTTTGCTAATATACTGCTAACGTCAGGATATGACTAATTTGAAAGTGAGGTCTGCATTAAACTATTGTTAAATGAGATAGCATTTGTAAAGTAATTATCTCCTTCTTGGGAAAGCATCCAATCCTGCTAGCCTACACTTCGTTAATAACCAATGTGTCAAGAAAGAGCTAGTAATAACATAGGGGAACGTGTGTTATAAAAATGCCTTGTCCCatgaagacttcatgactaaaacaccaaaagcaatggcaacaaaagccaaaattgacaaatgggatctaattaaactaaagagcttttgcacagcaaaagaaactaccatcagagtgaacaggcaacctacagaatgggagaaaagttttgcaatctacccatctgacaaagggctaatatccagaatctatgaagaacttaaacaaatttacaagaaaaaaacaaacaaccccatcaaaaaatgggcaaaggatatgaacagacacttctcaaaagaagacatttatgcagccaaaagacacatgaaaaaatgctcatcatcactggtcatcagaggaatgcaaatcaaaactacaatgagataccatctcatgccagttagaatggtgatcattaaaaagtcaggaaacaacagatgttggagaggatgtggagaaataggaacacttttacactgttggtggaagtataaattagttcaaccattgtggaagacagtgtggcgattcctcagggatctagaactagaaataccatttgacccagccatcccattactgggtatatacccaaaggattataaatcatgctgctataaagacacatgcacatgtatgtttattgcagcaccattcacaatagcaaagacttggaaccaacccaaatgtccatcaatgatagactggattaagaaaatgtggcacatatacaccatggaatactatgcagccataaaaaaggatgagttcatgtcctttgcagggacatggatggagctggaaaccatcattctcagcaaactatcacaaggacagaaaaccaaacaccatatgttctcagtcataggtgggaattgaacaatgagaacacttggatacagggtggggaacatcactcacctgggcctgttggggggtggcgggctgggggaaggatagcactaggagaaatatctaatgtaaatgacaagttgatgggtgcagcaaaccaacatggcatatgtatacctatgtaacaaacctgcacagtgtgcacatgtaccctagaacttaaagtatactaaaaaaataaataaataaaaatgtcttgtCCCAAAAGGTATTCTTCCAAAAGCAGGATGGTTCCATTGAACTCTTCTAATCTTAAAACTTCTTAGTTTTATGATTTAGGGTAAGTTACATAAACTCTCTGACATTCAGTTTAATTATCTATAAAAGTGGAGTCATATTCTCCTTTTATATtataaagtttattattatttatggttATTATGATTATTCATGGTTTACTTTATGCGATGAATAAAAAGCACCACATATATGCTTTTTACATACAAACGtttgttcctctttctcctttctactTTCTGTAACAGAAAGTCTTGATTTCTGATATGATACACAGTAATGAGAAGAgatttaaaaggaagaagaaggagaacgagaggaggaggatgaggagaaggagaaaaagaagaaagagaagaaagaaggaagaagaagaagaggaagaggaagaggaaggaggaaggaaggacgaggaggagaaggaggaggaggaggaagaggaggagaactTACAACTGGTTAGGAAGTAAAAGacattgtgaaattattttttaataataatactaggattctcaaaaataatatataaagagctgTTTGAGATTCATATTTAAATAGGTAGGTAATTATAGGAGGTCAATGAAGTAAGgggggaggaaaaagaaaaaatagaaatcaaaagctGGTATTTCTGGACaaattgattaaataaaaaataatcaaatgtttAATAATGGAATATTGATATTAAAAAACATCAATAGTATCAATAACAataatttgatatattaattttgtattaataaatgactgaggctgggcgcagtggctcatgcctgtaatcccagcactttgggaggccaaggcagaaggatcacttgagatcaggagttcgaaaccagcctgagcaacatggtgaaacccagtctctactaaaaatacaaaaattagccgggtgtggtggtgggtgcctataatctcaactacttgggaggctgaggcaggagaatcacttgaacccgagaggcagaggttgcagtgagccaagctcaagccactgcactccagcctgggagagagaacaagactctatctcaaaaaaacaagaaagaaagaaagaaagaaagagaaagaaagaaagaaagaaagaaagaaagaaagaaagaaagaaagaaagaaagaaagaaagaaagaaagaaagaaagaaagaaagaaagaaagaaagaaagaaagaaagaaagaaagaaagaaggaagaaggaaggaaggaaggaaggaaggaaggaaggaaggaaggaaggaaggaaggaaggaaggaaggaaggaaagaaagaaagaaagaaagaaagaaatgaatggatgaTGTGCATTGTGTCTTAAgagaatattttctgaaaatagagGCAGAGGGAAAAGCAGTTGTGTAATCCCCCTTAAAGGAACTTGTCAGAAGTGCCTGGGTGGCCCCGGGTGTGCaccttgtgtgtatgtgtgtgtgtgtgtgtgtgtgtgtgtgtgtgtgtggtgtgtgtggtgtgtttgcatGCACAAAAGGTGTTATGGTGCAGAAGGAAAAGAGTCACATCAATAGATACTCCTGTCTTTGTTTCACCCTACTCTCTTTTCTACTGCCACCTGTCATGATTTTCCCTTCAGATGCTGTAAGCTTTGACTCTTCTCTTCCTCAAGATAAGAAAACAGCAATTTATTTCCTGTTAATACATTATTCAATATTAATAAATTTCAATCACTggattttcttaaagaaacaTTATTAATCAAGCATGAAAACCACgaaagaaaaacaggaacagaaattAAGTTTGCCGATCAGCAGAGATTTCTgtcagcttttatttttgtttactctCACATGACCAGTGTCTGTAACAGCGTCACACACAAATTAAAGCATTAAAACACCTGAGtgaaagaaggaataaatgaattatgcatttttctctctgttaaCTTTGGTTGTTATATAGATTATCTTGAGGTTAAATGTTtaagtagattttatttttatggttcaCATTTCAGAGTATTCAAGAGGGCAAGTAAAAGCATTAAAATGCCAGGGGAACACAGATTTGAGAAGCCTGAATTCTATTGCTTTACAAGTTAAACAAGATTgataaacactgtttttgtgacTTCTATACAGAAAACACGTATTTATATCTTTCCAGATAGTTTTCAGGAACAGCTTTTTATGTTGTTAATGCTCAATCAATACAGAGATCTGAAGTCATATTTTCTACAGCATATCCAATATCCCAACAGTCTCCTCACTGCCCCCGTCACTTCCTTATTTCTCAGGCTGTAGATAAATGGGTTCAGTAGAGGTGTGACAATGGTGTAAAATACTGCCACCGCCTTATCCCGTGAAGGGGAACGCAAGGAGTGTGGCCTTGTGTAGGTAAAGAGAGTGGTTGCATAGAACAGGCTTGCCACAATCAGGTGGGAGGAACAAGTGGAAACAGCTTTTGCCTGTCCTTTTCCTGAGCTCATCTGGAATACCACAATAAGCACACGAGCATAGGAAGCCAGAATGGCTAGGAATGGTAGCAGCAGGATAATAAGTCCACTCAGGAGGACTGTATGCTCATACTGGGAGGTGTCCTGACACACCAATGATAGTAGAGCTggaacttcacagaaaaagtggtTAATGAGCCGAGACCTACAGAATGGAAGTTGAAACACATACAATGTATGTATGAAAGCATTGATAGAACCACTGGCCCATGCACATGCAACCATGAGGCAGCAGATCTTCTTGCTCATAAGCATAGGATAATGTAAAGGGTGACAGATAGCTACATAGCGATCATAAGACATAAAACCAAGGAGAAGGGCTTCAGTTCCACCAAGGGCCAAGAACACATACGTTTGAATCTCACAGCCCAAAAATCTAATGGTCTTACTCTGTGAGAGGAAGTTGACTGCCATCTTGGGCACTGTGGTGGAGATGTACATGAGGTCAACAATGGAGAGCTGACTGAGCAGAAAGTACATTGGAGTGTGGAGTCTGGTGTTCAGTCGGATGAGGTGGATCAGCATGATATTTCCTGTCAGAGCAACTGTAAAGAGGGTGGCAATGACGACAAAGAGAAGAGAGTTTATCCAGCCATATTGGAAAAGACCAACAAGTAGAAAATCTGTCCCAAAActttgatttcctgttttcatgGCTGAAACCAAAATATCAAAGGAGATGACATCTGAAATGTTCATGTAATAATGTTGACTTCCCTTAAGAGAAAGTAAAATGACATGGCATTCagaaataaatattcacttaCATGTTTGGCAACTATCTACATGTTCAGAGCACAAAGTGCTTTCTGGTACAAAATGGCAAACACATTCTCGCATACTGTTACTGGGATgcaaatttttataactttttggaAGAATTACCTAATGTATAGACAGATTATATATGCAAACATACATGAGATAACTTaaattatatgtaagtatatgtacatatacatatataatacttaaatatacttacatatagtaatagaaatatatgtaaatgtatatttacatatgcttaagtatatatgaattatatatactcagttatatatcttttaaagacatgtatattttatatacacttatCTATAAACATATTACTCATGTGtatttatgaatattatataaaaatatatgtaatttctaTATATActtcaatatattatatattacatatatgctaatatataaCATGCATGCTTATGTATGTGTACAgcaatacatatacacatatgtacacatatgtgtgtaaacttataaaaaagataaaagtttaaGAACACGTATCATAGATGTGTAGAAGaaaattcatagcagcattactcaaaATAGTCAGAAACTGAAAATGTCCCAAAGTAGAATGGATTAATGAACTATGCTATGTTAATATAAAATAGAGTattaaatattattctaaaaaccagaaaaatgtaAAGTAACACCACCATGCACTATATATATCAGAAttgtgaaactttaaaaataataaaagaaatacacagaaaaattgTGTGGATGATAAATTTGATCATTATGACTTCCAAAGTCTTCCAATAGAGTGCAAATTTCATACTCTTTGGAAGTCATGTGTTATTTTCTAGTAAATTTGGAATTTACTTGCTACAACGCAGCAGTTCCTGGGTATAGAATCAATTAGAGCTTCGCACAGGAAGACAAGTAGATTTCTATAGCCATCTCCATTACAGAATCAGATGTGAGAGAATCCAAATAGGTGCCCATCAGTCCTGATACGGCTAAACACACTGCAGTAAGATggcacaatgaaatactatatgTCAATAAAAATGAGAGACAGGAATGTGTCATAAACACAAAACTCACTGGAGGCCAAACTCAGTAGAATAAGCAgtttaaaattaatgtacactGTTTACACATTTCTTTAgaacttataaataaatgaaagtatgaAGAGTATTACTACAAGATAAGATAGTAATTACATTCAGGTGGAAGGAGGACTTTTTGTTTGGAAATGGGAATGCAAAGGGCTTCTGAGCGTGCTGACATTGGTCTATATCCTGAACTGGCAAGTGGTCACACAGGTGTTCAATTTATCATACCTTGTTTCCTTGTGGTTATCTTGCCTATggctatgtgtgtgtatgtgttttaaattttaccaTAACAACATTAATAAAAGTAAGATGCAGAAtagtaattaataaaaataatatatggtcATATATGTGTCTACCTATGGAATGATACACAATGAACTGGAAACCCTTTTTGTACTAGAGAGAGGACACAGGACATATATGAGGAATGCAGATTGGAAAGAAAATCAGCCTAAATTctaaatgtttttctaattttatgctTATGTTATTGTCATATATTAATTACTTATAACTATGCCAAAATTAACTAAAACATAGACATAAGAAAAAGGCATATCTCGATTATactaaaaatctgaaatctggaGTTTCAACCCAAGCATGTATGTTTTTCAAAATGCCCTTGAATATTCCTGAGATAGGAATTCAGCCGGACTTGTTTCAAAAGATACACGGAACAAAGACTccactgataaaacaggatgtgaTAAATAAGCTGACTGAAACCTACCAAAACCATCGTGGCAATGAAAGCCACCTCTGgtggtcctcactgctcattataatTAGAATACATTAACATACCAAAGGaaactcccaccagcaccatgacagtttacaaatgccatggcaaagtccagaagttaccctatatggtctgaaAAGGTGAGGACCCCTCTGTTCCTGGAACTCCCCTCACCTTTCCCAGAAAACATGAAGAATTcactccttgtttagcatataatcaagaaataacaacCACAAGTATGTGGTAAGCTCATGCTGCTACTCTGCCTATGAGTAGGCACCTTTTTATTCCTTGACTTttcaataaacttgctttcactttactctgttggcttgctcttgaattccttcctgcatGAAGGCAAGAACCCACATGGCATCCCGGGCTGAGCCTCAATTTTGCGGTTTGCCCTGTGATAATCTGACTAGAACATTTGCAAGTCCAAACTTATCTATTTCTTCAATTTATTGTGTATTGAAATTTGAGTCttatccttaaaaaaagaaaatacatgtattatttagaaattaaagaaaaataatttacaagaATAATAATATGAGCAAGGAATTGCATCAGATATTTTTGTCATATTTAGGAGTATTTTTCCTGGATTTCTTTAAAACATGCAACTATCTAGGAACAATTAAATTTGGCGATTTGTAGAAAGTCAATTAAAACTACCTGGGAAGATACAGTGCAACTATATTTCTAACAAAACAGTTTATTAGGAGGCCAAAAAGATGTTTTAGTTGATAATAGTAAAAGTAGACACTTCTGCTATAATGTGATAGTTAGATTTTCAAAAAACTTTACGCTGGTAAAACTGCACATTGAAAAGGTGAAATTTATAGGGCAAATAGGGATAAACCATTCAATACTTATGAGATATTTAATCAGGTCATTAACTCTAACTTGTGATAAA includes these proteins:
- the LOC106634333 gene encoding olfactory receptor 2AK2 — protein: MNISDVISFDILVSAMKTGNQSFGTDFLLVGLFQYGWINSLLFVVIATLFTVALTGNIMLIHLIRLNTRLHTPMYFLLSQLSIVDLMYISTTVPKMAVNFLSQSKTIRFLGCEIQTYVFLALGGTEALLLGFMSYDRYVAICHPLHYPMLMSKKICCLMVACAWASGSINAFIHTLYVFQLPFCRSRLINHFFCEVPALLSLVCQDTSQYEHTVLLSGLIILLLPFLAILASYARVLIVVFQMSSGKGQAKAVSTCSSHLIVASLFYATTLFTYTRPHSLRSPSRDKAVAVFYTIVTPLLNPFIYSLRNKEVTGAVRRLLGYWICCRKYDFRSLY